From the Gordonia bronchialis DSM 43247 genome, one window contains:
- a CDS encoding ABC transporter ATP-binding protein gives MTTITSRLGADGVTLAYGGAPISRDLTVQIPDNEFTVIIGPNACGKSTLLRALSRLLAPTAGTIILDGKAIGDYPAKDVARRLALLPQSSIPPEDIRVAELVSRGRYPHQRFLRQWSHADEEAVAAAMAATGVEHLAGERVDRLSGGQRQRVWVALVLAQDTPLVLLDEPTTFLDIAFQVELLDLCRDLNRDRGRTVVAVLHDLNQACRYADHIIAMNKGQIVAAGPPAEIVTETLVEEVFGLRCQIIDDPQSHTPLIVPRVAAGFGGGR, from the coding sequence ATGACGACGATCACCTCCCGACTCGGCGCCGACGGGGTCACCCTGGCCTACGGTGGTGCGCCGATCTCCCGAGACCTCACCGTGCAGATCCCGGACAACGAGTTCACGGTGATCATCGGCCCCAACGCATGCGGGAAATCGACTCTGCTGCGGGCGTTGTCGCGGCTGCTGGCGCCCACGGCCGGGACGATCATCCTCGACGGCAAGGCCATCGGTGACTACCCAGCGAAGGACGTCGCCCGGCGACTGGCCCTGCTGCCGCAGTCGTCGATTCCGCCCGAGGACATCCGGGTGGCCGAACTGGTCTCGCGCGGACGGTACCCGCATCAGCGATTTCTCCGGCAGTGGTCGCACGCCGACGAGGAGGCGGTGGCCGCGGCGATGGCCGCCACCGGCGTCGAACACCTGGCCGGCGAACGAGTGGACCGGCTCTCCGGTGGTCAACGCCAGCGTGTCTGGGTGGCGCTCGTACTCGCGCAGGACACGCCGCTCGTGCTGCTCGACGAGCCGACCACGTTCCTCGACATTGCTTTTCAGGTAGAGCTCCTCGACCTCTGCCGTGACCTCAACCGGGATCGCGGCCGCACCGTGGTGGCGGTTCTGCACGACCTCAATCAGGCATGCCGGTACGCCGATCACATCATCGCGATGAACAAGGGACAGATCGTGGCGGCCGGACCACCCGCCGAGATCGTCACGGAGACCCTGGTGGAAGAGGTCTTCGGGCTGCGCTGCCAGATCATCGACGACCCGCAGTCACATACGCCGCTGATCGTTCCGCGGGTGGCGGCCGGTTTCGGCGGTGGGCGGTGA
- a CDS encoding amidohydrolase produces the protein MATPTTPDLTHLRDIRRDLHAHPELAFAETRTAAVVADRLRELNIEVTTGVGGTGVVGVIRGGSGGPIVGLRADMDALPITEVRDLPYRSRNDGVMHACGHDGHVAMLLGAAQLLSARDDLAGTVVLVFQPAEEGAAGAPAMLDDGLLERFGIQEIYGIHNIPGIPAGDFAIRPGTILASFDDITITITAEGGHAMAPDRTGDVVAAGAYLVTQVQTIVARRLDPLVPAVVSITAFHAGTTNNVLPTRAELLGTARCLDADSRERIENQIRRICTATADVHGVDVELDFVHRYPCTVNDPDRAERAARAAIGVAGRDHVDANCAGLLAAEDFSFYLERIPGAYGFIGNGPVTDEAGPVHNPTYDFNDEILTRGAHYLAEMARTAIAEISGASA, from the coding sequence GTGGCCACCCCGACGACCCCTGATCTGACCCACCTGCGCGACATCCGCCGCGATCTGCACGCGCACCCCGAACTCGCCTTCGCCGAAACCCGCACCGCAGCGGTGGTCGCCGACCGGTTGCGAGAGCTCAACATCGAGGTGACCACGGGTGTGGGCGGCACCGGGGTCGTCGGTGTCATCCGGGGCGGATCCGGCGGCCCGATCGTCGGCCTGCGCGCCGACATGGATGCCCTGCCGATCACCGAGGTGCGCGATCTGCCGTACCGCTCGCGAAACGACGGCGTCATGCACGCGTGCGGGCACGACGGCCACGTCGCCATGCTGCTCGGTGCGGCCCAACTCCTCAGTGCACGCGACGATCTCGCCGGTACCGTGGTCCTCGTCTTTCAGCCCGCCGAAGAGGGGGCCGCCGGAGCGCCGGCCATGCTCGACGACGGACTCCTCGAGCGGTTCGGCATTCAGGAGATCTACGGAATCCACAACATTCCCGGCATTCCGGCCGGGGATTTCGCGATCCGGCCGGGCACCATCCTCGCCTCCTTCGACGACATCACCATCACCATCACCGCCGAGGGCGGACACGCGATGGCCCCGGACCGGACCGGTGATGTGGTCGCGGCGGGCGCCTACCTCGTGACGCAGGTGCAGACCATCGTCGCGCGTCGTCTCGATCCCCTTGTGCCCGCGGTGGTTTCCATCACCGCGTTCCACGCGGGAACCACCAACAACGTGTTGCCGACGCGCGCGGAGCTGCTCGGCACCGCTCGTTGTCTCGACGCGGACTCCCGCGAACGTATCGAGAACCAGATCCGGCGCATCTGTACGGCGACAGCCGATGTGCACGGCGTCGACGTCGAGCTGGACTTCGTGCACCGCTACCCGTGCACCGTCAACGACCCCGACCGTGCGGAGCGGGCCGCCCGCGCGGCCATCGGTGTCGCCGGCCGCGATCACGTCGACGCCAACTGCGCGGGACTGCTTGCCGCCGAGGACTTCTCCTTCTATCTGGAGCGTATCCCGGGCGCCTACGGGTTCATCGGGAACGGACCGGTCACCGACGAGGCCGGGCCGGTGCACAACCCGACCTACGACTTCAACGACGAGATCCTCACCCGCGGCGCGCATTACCTCGCCGAGATGGCCCGCACGGCCATCGCCGAGATCAGCGGCGCATCAGCCTGA
- the thiD gene encoding bifunctional hydroxymethylpyrimidine kinase/phosphomethylpyrimidine kinase, giving the protein MTDLPLLPTAAPGSTPTRVMTIAGSDSGGGAGIQADMRTFALLGLHACVAVTAVTVQNSLGVSGFQEIAPDVVAAQMRCVIDDIGVSAAKTGMLASAPIIDAVVAQCHDSGLGRDAAVPLVVDPVCASMHGDPLLAVEALDTLRTKLIPIATVVTPNLDEVRLITGIDVVDDATQRDAARALHDLGAKWALVKGGHLRSSDHSTDLLYDGNDFHEFEHARIDTGHDHGAGDTLAAAIAAALAHGYPVPDAVTFAKRWVSRGLAAAYPLGTGHGAVNPLWRVSETPSPPGG; this is encoded by the coding sequence ATGACCGATCTACCGCTGTTACCGACTGCCGCACCGGGTTCGACGCCGACACGGGTGATGACCATCGCCGGGTCGGACTCGGGCGGCGGAGCGGGCATCCAGGCCGACATGCGCACCTTCGCACTGCTCGGCCTGCACGCCTGCGTCGCGGTGACAGCGGTGACGGTACAGAACTCGCTGGGCGTCAGCGGGTTTCAGGAGATCGCCCCCGATGTGGTCGCCGCCCAGATGCGCTGCGTCATCGATGACATCGGCGTCAGCGCCGCCAAGACCGGGATGCTGGCGTCGGCGCCGATCATCGACGCCGTCGTCGCCCAGTGCCACGATTCCGGACTGGGCCGCGACGCGGCGGTCCCGCTGGTCGTCGACCCGGTGTGCGCCTCCATGCACGGCGACCCACTTCTCGCCGTGGAGGCGCTGGACACCCTGCGCACCAAGCTCATTCCCATCGCCACCGTCGTCACACCCAACCTCGACGAGGTGCGGCTGATCACCGGGATCGACGTGGTCGACGACGCAACCCAGCGCGACGCCGCACGCGCTCTGCACGATCTGGGGGCGAAGTGGGCGCTGGTGAAGGGCGGCCACCTGCGCAGTTCCGATCACAGCACCGATCTCCTCTACGACGGCAACGACTTCCACGAGTTCGAGCACGCGCGTATCGACACCGGGCACGACCACGGCGCCGGAGACACCCTGGCCGCCGCCATCGCCGCTGCCCTGGCCCACGGCTATCCGGTACCCGATGCGGTCACCTTCGCCAAACGCTGGGTGTCGCGCGGACTGGCCGCGGCCTACCCCCTGGGCACCGGCCACGGCGCGGTCAACCCTTTGTGGCGGGTTTCGGAAACACCGAGTCCCCCGGGCGGTTGA
- the thiC gene encoding phosphomethylpyrimidine synthase ThiC encodes MDTRVSAGRRSAGEDFTVDADILTTGPIEGSRKHYLELEHLRIPQRRIHLTNGEHLDVYDTSGPYTDDAADIDVERGLPRMRDSWQRPEPVDGASTQLAWARAGVVTDEMRFVAARENVDVELVRSEVAAGRAVIPVNHRHPESEPMIIGKAFAVKVNANIGNSAVTSSIAEEVEKMVWATRWGADTIMDLSTGKDIHMTREWIMRNSPVPVGTVPIYQALEKVNGDPTRLTWEIYRDTVIEQAEQGVDYMTVHAGVLLRYVPLTARRVTGIVSRGGSIMAAWCLAHHQESFLYTNFDELCEIFRRYDITFSLGDGLRPGSIADANDEAQFAELRTLGELTTIAKSYGVQVMIEGPGHVPMHKIAENVRLEEEYCEEAPFYTLGPLATDIAPAYDHITSAIGAAMIAQAGTAMLCYVTPKEHLGLPNRDDVKVGVITYKIAAHSADLSKGHPRAQERDDALSKARFEFRWTDQFNLALDPDTAREYHDETLPAEPAKTAHFCSMCGPKFCSMRISADVRAYAEENNLVTAEDIDRKIAEEMAAKSAEFAESGNRVYLPLETAGSTTDR; translated from the coding sequence ATGGACACACGTGTATCTGCTGGTCGTCGTTCTGCCGGCGAAGACTTCACTGTCGACGCCGACATCCTCACCACCGGCCCCATCGAGGGAAGCCGTAAGCACTACCTCGAACTCGAGCACCTCCGCATCCCGCAGCGACGCATCCACCTCACCAACGGTGAGCATCTCGACGTCTACGACACGTCGGGCCCCTACACCGACGACGCCGCGGACATCGACGTCGAGCGCGGACTCCCACGAATGCGGGACAGCTGGCAGCGACCCGAGCCGGTGGACGGGGCATCGACGCAACTCGCCTGGGCGCGGGCCGGCGTCGTCACCGACGAGATGCGGTTCGTGGCCGCCCGCGAGAATGTCGACGTGGAGCTGGTGCGCTCCGAAGTCGCCGCCGGGCGCGCGGTCATCCCGGTCAATCACCGCCATCCCGAGTCCGAACCGATGATCATCGGCAAGGCGTTCGCGGTGAAGGTCAACGCCAACATCGGCAACTCGGCGGTGACCAGTTCCATCGCCGAGGAGGTGGAGAAAATGGTGTGGGCCACCCGGTGGGGTGCCGACACCATCATGGATCTGTCCACCGGCAAAGACATCCACATGACCCGCGAATGGATCATGCGTAACTCGCCGGTGCCGGTGGGAACCGTCCCGATCTATCAGGCGCTGGAGAAGGTCAACGGTGACCCGACGCGGCTCACCTGGGAGATCTACCGCGACACCGTGATCGAGCAGGCCGAGCAGGGCGTCGACTACATGACCGTGCACGCCGGTGTGCTGCTGCGCTACGTTCCGCTCACCGCGCGCCGGGTCACCGGGATCGTGTCGCGCGGCGGTTCGATCATGGCAGCCTGGTGTCTGGCGCATCATCAGGAATCGTTCCTGTACACCAACTTCGACGAGCTGTGCGAGATCTTCCGCCGCTACGACATCACCTTCTCCCTCGGCGACGGCCTGCGCCCGGGCTCCATCGCCGACGCCAACGACGAAGCCCAGTTCGCTGAACTCCGCACTCTGGGTGAGCTCACCACGATCGCCAAATCCTATGGCGTGCAGGTGATGATCGAGGGGCCCGGTCACGTGCCGATGCACAAGATCGCCGAGAACGTCCGCCTCGAGGAGGAGTACTGCGAGGAGGCGCCGTTCTACACCCTGGGCCCGCTGGCCACCGACATCGCACCGGCCTATGACCACATCACCTCGGCGATCGGTGCGGCGATGATCGCGCAGGCCGGCACCGCGATGCTCTGTTACGTCACCCCCAAAGAGCATCTGGGACTTCCCAATCGGGACGATGTGAAGGTCGGCGTGATCACCTACAAGATCGCCGCCCACTCCGCCGACCTATCCAAGGGCCACCCGCGCGCGCAGGAGCGCGACGACGCATTGTCCAAGGCGCGCTTCGAGTTCCGCTGGACCGACCAGTTCAACCTCGCACTCGACCCGGATACCGCGCGCGAATACCACGACGAGACGCTGCCCGCCGAGCCGGCCAAGACCGCCCACTTCTGCTCGATGTGCGGGCCCAAATTCTGCTCGATGCGGATCTCCGCGGACGTCCGCGCCTACGCCGAGGAGAACAACCTCGTCACCGCCGAGGACATCGACCGCAAGATCGCCGAGGAGATGGCGGCGAAGTCGGCCGAGTTCGCGGAGTCGGGCAACCGGGTCTACCTTCCGCTCGAGACTGCCGGGAGCACCACCGACCGATGA
- a CDS encoding GNAT family N-acetyltransferase: MNRKHRQRPPQSAQAILQQISQVVHNPDRDRFELWVAGDLVGVLGYSTETVDGQTTVTVLHTVLYDEYSGHGLGTRLTRTAIAYARDQGARLRPVCTFTKHYLDAHPGIVAVAPA, encoded by the coding sequence GTGAACAGGAAACACCGGCAACGGCCGCCGCAGTCGGCCCAGGCCATATTGCAGCAGATCTCGCAGGTCGTCCACAATCCCGATCGGGATCGGTTCGAGCTGTGGGTGGCCGGTGACCTCGTCGGAGTGCTCGGGTATTCCACCGAGACCGTCGACGGTCAGACCACCGTCACCGTGCTGCACACGGTGCTCTACGACGAGTACTCCGGGCATGGCCTCGGCACCCGACTGACCCGCACCGCGATCGCCTACGCCCGCGACCAGGGCGCTCGGCTGCGGCCCGTGTGCACCTTCACCAAGCACTACCTCGACGCGCACCCGGGGATCGTCGCGGTGGCTCCGGCCTGA
- a CDS encoding siderophore-interacting protein, giving the protein MSEVSTKGRGWQGAVLKLLGADDVALTVTSTEAVTDHYLRLGFTGGGLFTKRTVHPTMWVRLWFESDGKLHQRGYTLVDPDPAADTFSIEFAIHDGPAARWAQQARPGDVINATAMGSKFEMPESAQAFLIAGDTASMAAINSLLDAISASSNPLTPATIWFEYQHDSDKDLPLRLRPQDTVHWIPRERDGAALVDAVKAAAFDATGQYGWVALDSASTRAVSAVFKNDFKLGKKAVKAQAYWVHGRAWG; this is encoded by the coding sequence ATGTCTGAGGTGTCCACGAAAGGCCGCGGCTGGCAGGGTGCGGTGCTCAAGCTGCTGGGTGCCGACGACGTCGCGCTGACGGTCACCAGCACCGAGGCGGTGACCGATCACTACCTGCGCCTCGGCTTCACCGGCGGAGGTCTGTTCACCAAACGCACGGTTCATCCGACGATGTGGGTGCGGCTGTGGTTTGAGTCCGACGGCAAGCTGCATCAGCGCGGATACACACTGGTCGACCCCGATCCCGCCGCCGACACCTTCTCGATCGAGTTCGCGATCCACGACGGTCCGGCAGCGCGCTGGGCGCAGCAGGCTCGGCCCGGCGACGTCATCAACGCCACCGCGATGGGCTCCAAGTTCGAGATGCCCGAGTCTGCGCAGGCGTTCCTGATCGCCGGGGACACCGCGTCGATGGCCGCGATCAATTCGCTGCTCGACGCGATCTCGGCGTCGTCGAATCCCCTGACGCCGGCGACGATCTGGTTCGAGTATCAGCACGACAGCGACAAGGACCTGCCGCTGCGGTTGCGCCCGCAGGACACCGTCCACTGGATTCCGCGGGAACGTGACGGGGCCGCGCTCGTCGATGCGGTCAAGGCGGCAGCCTTCGACGCCACCGGCCAATACGGTTGGGTGGCACTGGATTCGGCAAGCACCCGGGCGGTGTCGGCGGTGTTCAAGAACGATTTCAAGCTCGGCAAGAAGGCGGTGAAAGCCCAGGCCTACTGGGTGCACGGCCGCGCCTGGGGCTGA
- a CDS encoding ABC transporter permease → MSTDALTDARSRATSPPRTAVPLWVAVPELAARGLKAAAREGYVISAIGSPIAFFVCFYVPLHARFDRTGVDYAQYLLPLIIMQAAIFVAIVSCEIAGTQAQSGVRDRLASLPIPRTAPLCSRMISALVRMAASIAAACLIAWAFGFGFRGSWWDTAGFVTIAIAFALALSLMTDALASVVDHPDSVAQMLMLPQLLLIMVSTGLVPAQQFPEWIQPVVRNSPVSVFADAMRELSVGADPDAAGVIGWAVGLLAVGVACSVLVARRQVTR, encoded by the coding sequence ATGAGCACCGACGCGCTCACCGATGCACGCTCGAGGGCCACGTCACCCCCGCGCACCGCTGTGCCGTTGTGGGTGGCGGTTCCCGAACTGGCCGCCCGCGGACTGAAAGCCGCTGCCCGCGAGGGGTATGTGATCTCGGCCATCGGATCGCCGATCGCGTTCTTCGTCTGCTTCTACGTCCCGCTGCACGCCCGGTTCGACCGGACCGGTGTCGACTACGCGCAGTACCTGTTGCCGCTCATCATCATGCAGGCCGCGATCTTCGTGGCGATCGTCTCCTGCGAGATCGCCGGCACCCAGGCGCAGAGCGGGGTGCGCGATCGGCTGGCGTCACTCCCGATCCCGCGGACCGCGCCCCTGTGCAGTCGGATGATCAGCGCGCTGGTGCGGATGGCGGCGTCGATCGCCGCCGCCTGCCTCATCGCGTGGGCATTCGGTTTCGGATTCCGCGGCTCATGGTGGGACACCGCGGGTTTCGTGACGATCGCGATCGCCTTCGCGCTGGCGCTCAGTCTGATGACCGACGCCCTGGCCTCCGTGGTGGACCATCCCGACAGTGTGGCGCAGATGCTGATGCTTCCCCAGCTCCTGCTGATCATGGTGTCCACCGGGCTCGTTCCGGCCCAGCAGTTCCCGGAGTGGATACAGCCGGTGGTGCGCAACAGTCCGGTGTCGGTGTTCGCCGACGCGATGCGTGAACTGTCCGTGGGTGCCGATCCCGATGCCGCCGGGGTGATCGGCTGGGCCGTCGGTCTCCTCGCGGTGGGCGTGGCATGCTCGGTTCTGGTGGCGCGCAGGCAGGTGACCCGATGA
- a CDS encoding ABC transporter permease, with amino-acid sequence MSHNDIQPGTPAATVSSRRAVGLGAQVASYTGALLRAWVRDPGIIVQSLVFPAFMLAMFHLVFGESTTAIGLGDSIFGTTGLVALVGAMFGTAMAGLQFIEERDTGLLQRLWTLPVARSGYLIGRIVAEVVRMFAGTVILFAVAVPLGFRFTQGWLAGLGALVVPVLLGVGVAFLVIAVAIVSGKAVIQQLSILFLLMLFFNTGFAPVEEYPGWLEPVVRYQPMSLAIDTMSGLTEGGPVRDALIGTLVWSVGLSVVFGVLAVRGYRRAVQGD; translated from the coding sequence ATGAGCCACAACGACATCCAGCCCGGTACGCCGGCCGCGACGGTGTCCTCGCGCCGGGCTGTCGGCCTGGGCGCGCAGGTGGCGTCGTATACCGGTGCATTGCTGCGAGCCTGGGTGCGTGACCCCGGCATCATTGTCCAGTCACTTGTCTTCCCGGCATTCATGCTGGCGATGTTCCACCTCGTCTTCGGCGAGTCGACCACCGCGATCGGACTGGGGGACAGCATTTTCGGGACCACCGGGCTGGTCGCGCTGGTGGGCGCGATGTTCGGCACCGCGATGGCCGGACTGCAGTTCATCGAAGAACGCGACACCGGTCTGCTGCAACGGCTCTGGACGCTGCCGGTAGCCCGATCGGGGTATCTGATCGGCCGGATCGTCGCCGAGGTGGTGCGGATGTTCGCCGGCACGGTGATCCTGTTCGCGGTCGCCGTCCCCTTGGGTTTCCGATTCACCCAGGGGTGGCTCGCCGGCCTGGGCGCGCTGGTGGTCCCGGTACTGCTCGGGGTGGGAGTGGCGTTCCTCGTCATCGCGGTGGCCATCGTCTCCGGCAAGGCCGTGATCCAGCAACTCAGCATCCTGTTCCTGCTGATGTTGTTCTTCAACACCGGATTCGCGCCCGTCGAGGAGTATCCGGGGTGGCTGGAACCGGTGGTGCGGTATCAGCCGATGAGTCTGGCCATCGATACCATGTCCGGCCTCACCGAGGGCGGCCCGGTCCGTGACGCGTTGATCGGCACCCTGGTGTGGTCGGTCGGGCTGTCAGTCGTCTTCGGCGTGCTCGCCGTACGCGGGTATAGGCGTGCGGTGCAAGGGGATTGA
- a CDS encoding exodeoxyribonuclease III, with protein sequence MRIATWNVNSIRARSETVVAWMEHHDVDVLAMQETKCHDDAFPLMSFLVAGYDVTHVGQGAYNGVAIASRVGLDEIEVGFEGMPPLSVDGREIVEARAISARCAGVRVWSLYVPNGRAIDDPHYRYKLAWLEALADRSALWLAHDPAAQIMLAGDWNVAQRDTDVWDPGFFAGKPHVSDAERAAIAAFLDAGLTDSALPYADGYTFWDYTSLRFPRNEGMRIDYALCSPALDTRVLGATVDRDARKPKGASDHAPVIVDLAD encoded by the coding sequence GTGCGGATCGCGACCTGGAACGTGAACTCGATCCGTGCTCGCTCGGAGACGGTGGTCGCGTGGATGGAACACCACGACGTCGACGTCCTGGCCATGCAGGAGACCAAATGCCACGACGACGCGTTCCCGCTGATGAGTTTCCTGGTCGCCGGCTACGACGTCACCCACGTGGGCCAGGGCGCCTACAACGGGGTGGCGATCGCCTCCCGGGTGGGCCTCGACGAGATCGAGGTCGGCTTCGAGGGGATGCCGCCGCTGAGCGTCGACGGACGCGAGATCGTCGAGGCCCGGGCGATTTCCGCCCGATGCGCGGGGGTGCGCGTATGGAGTCTGTACGTGCCCAACGGGCGAGCGATCGACGATCCGCACTATCGGTACAAACTCGCCTGGCTCGAAGCCCTCGCCGACCGTTCCGCGTTGTGGCTGGCGCACGACCCGGCTGCGCAGATCATGCTCGCCGGTGACTGGAATGTCGCCCAGCGCGACACCGACGTCTGGGACCCCGGCTTCTTTGCCGGCAAACCCCACGTCTCCGACGCCGAACGCGCCGCCATCGCGGCGTTCCTCGACGCCGGACTCACCGACTCGGCCCTCCCCTACGCCGACGGCTACACCTTCTGGGATTACACGTCGCTGCGCTTCCCCCGCAACGAGGGGATGCGCATCGATTACGCGCTGTGTTCCCCCGCGCTCGACACCCGGGTGCTGGGCGCGACGGTGGACCGCGATGCCCGAAAACCCAAGGGTGCCAGCGATCACGCCCCGGTTATCGTCGACCTCGCGGATTGA
- a CDS encoding barstar family protein: MTPLAKFLTEAGGRGPVVGLLPADRLIDVPPGIRHRRVDGAEATTLGGLYTAFAEAWDFPEYFGRNKSAFDDCMRDLDGADDPDTAPRGFLTHIRNAQRLLTDAEADFDWFAESLPFYRDHYRDHFGQSVSGRAAVFAVVLSAPRRSHEAVRARWRAAGVPVTEID, translated from the coding sequence ATGACCCCGTTGGCGAAGTTCCTCACCGAGGCCGGCGGCCGCGGACCGGTGGTGGGGCTGTTGCCCGCCGACCGCCTGATCGACGTCCCGCCCGGCATCCGCCACCGTCGGGTCGACGGCGCCGAGGCCACCACGCTCGGCGGGCTCTACACCGCGTTCGCCGAGGCGTGGGACTTCCCGGAGTACTTCGGACGCAACAAGTCCGCCTTTGACGACTGCATGCGCGACCTCGACGGCGCCGACGACCCGGACACCGCCCCGCGCGGCTTCCTCACCCACATCCGCAACGCCCAGCGGCTGCTCACCGACGCCGAGGCCGACTTCGATTGGTTCGCCGAGTCGCTGCCGTTCTATCGCGATCACTACCGGGATCACTTCGGCCAGTCGGTGTCCGGGCGGGCCGCGGTGTTCGCGGTGGTCCTCTCCGCGCCCCGGCGGTCGCATGAGGCGGTGCGCGCCCGCTGGCGAGCGGCGGGTGTGCCGGTCACGGAGATCGACTGA
- a CDS encoding ribonuclease domain-containing protein, with the protein MPSRSGSPSSRSRTPSPAARRRQAVITAVALAVIGAVFVVTWLINHRGDDASSASKAATSTSAASTSATVAAEKDSATSSSKTSGSRRPSARPRSTRASSQPAESIPARVRTTLALIDAGKWPAAANAPGTHGGDVFRNNERQLPVTDVSGARITYREWDVNPKRRGSGRDAERIVTGSDGSAWYTADHYRTFVVVRGPR; encoded by the coding sequence ATGCCCAGCCGTTCCGGGTCGCCGTCATCGCGATCGCGTACGCCGTCACCGGCCGCACGCCGCCGACAGGCCGTCATCACCGCCGTCGCGCTGGCCGTGATCGGGGCCGTTTTCGTCGTGACGTGGCTGATCAACCATCGCGGCGACGACGCGTCGTCGGCGTCGAAGGCGGCCACCTCCACGTCCGCCGCGTCCACATCGGCCACCGTTGCGGCCGAGAAGGATTCGGCGACATCGTCGTCGAAGACGTCCGGCTCGCGTCGGCCGTCCGCACGCCCCCGTAGCACCCGCGCGTCGTCGCAGCCTGCCGAGAGCATCCCCGCCCGGGTCCGCACGACCCTCGCACTCATCGACGCCGGCAAGTGGCCGGCCGCCGCCAACGCGCCGGGCACCCACGGCGGAGATGTGTTCCGCAACAACGAACGTCAGCTGCCGGTCACCGACGTGTCGGGTGCCCGCATCACCTATCGGGAGTGGGATGTGAACCCCAAACGCCGCGGTTCGGGCCGTGACGCCGAACGAATCGTCACCGGCAGTGACGGATCCGCGTGGTACACCGCCGATCACTACCGCACCTTCGTCGTCGTGCGAGGGCCGCGATGA
- a CDS encoding N-acetylglutamate synthase, CG3035 family produces the protein MTDAAPGLFIGDRVVVRYLLGDATPADWRGDPRAARSDVTGILVAAGDPGTGEPLQLDRDGVTESIPHDAITSIRLLSAKPVRNSEIRAVEHAAALAWPGVESAWIDGWLVRAGGGFTRRANCALPLEPSARSATSLPRIAEWYRRRDLPVLLALPDRLITPGAFSGVPGVEVQFLTADLQTLSGPASSGSASSGAVPDIRLDDAPSAAWLRAYGGDRSDDRPEIDVEPAAAVIGAARGPLTFATIGTDEVIATGRAAVTEGPDGVRRLGLTALWTQAAHRRRGLSAAILDRLVAWGAQQGATSAYVQVETTNQVAGAWYRRRGFGLHHTMHYLTVPSNPAP, from the coding sequence GTGACCGACGCTGCCCCCGGCTTGTTCATCGGTGATCGCGTCGTCGTGCGGTACCTGCTCGGCGACGCCACGCCCGCCGACTGGCGCGGCGATCCGCGGGCGGCACGGTCGGATGTGACCGGCATCCTGGTCGCCGCCGGTGATCCCGGCACGGGCGAACCCCTACAACTCGACCGCGACGGTGTCACCGAGTCGATCCCGCACGACGCCATCACCTCGATCCGACTGCTGTCGGCGAAACCGGTGCGCAACAGCGAGATCCGGGCCGTCGAGCATGCCGCCGCACTCGCCTGGCCGGGTGTCGAGTCGGCGTGGATCGACGGCTGGCTGGTGCGGGCCGGGGGCGGATTCACCCGTCGCGCGAATTGCGCTCTGCCACTGGAACCCTCGGCACGGTCGGCGACGAGCCTGCCGCGGATCGCCGAGTGGTACCGCCGACGCGACCTGCCGGTGTTGCTGGCCCTGCCCGATCGTCTCATCACGCCCGGTGCATTCAGTGGCGTCCCCGGCGTCGAGGTGCAGTTCCTCACCGCCGATCTCCAGACCCTCTCAGGCCCTGCATCTTCCGGGTCGGCATCGTCGGGCGCCGTCCCCGACATCAGGCTCGACGACGCGCCGTCAGCAGCCTGGTTGCGCGCCTACGGCGGTGATCGGTCCGACGACCGCCCCGAGATCGACGTCGAGCCGGCCGCCGCCGTGATCGGCGCCGCCCGCGGTCCGCTCACCTTCGCGACCATCGGCACCGACGAGGTGATCGCGACCGGTCGCGCGGCCGTCACCGAGGGACCCGACGGTGTCCGACGTCTGGGCCTGACCGCATTGTGGACGCAGGCGGCGCATCGCCGCCGCGGACTGTCCGCCGCGATCCTCGATCGGCTCGTCGCCTGGGGTGCGCAGCAGGGGGCCACCTCGGCCTACGTTCAGGTGGAGACCACCAATCAGGTTGCCGGCGCCTGGTATCGGCGCCGCGGCTTCGGACTCCACCACACCATGCACTACCTCACCGTGCCATCGAATCCGGCGCCCTGA